From a region of the Mycobacterium intracellulare ATCC 13950 genome:
- the cofD gene encoding 2-phospho-L-lactate transferase, producing MKVTVLVGGVGGARFLLGIQQLFGLGQFHTQGRPDTKAGSHELTAIVNVGDDAWIHGLRVCPDLDTCMYTLGGGVDPERGWGHRDETWHAKEELARYGVQPDWFGLGDRDLGTHLVRTQMLNAGYPLSQITTALCDRWQPGARLLPVTDDRCETHVVITDPDDGGRRAIHFQEWWVRYRAQVPTHSFAFVGAEKAAATTEATAAIAEADVILLAPSNPVVSVGAILAVPGVRGALRASKAPVVGYSPIIGGKPLRGMADACLSVIGVESTAEAVGRHYGARRGTGILDGWLVSEGDGADIEGVAVRSVPLVMTDPEATAAMVRAGLELAGVAP from the coding sequence GCGCCCAGACACGAAAGCCGGCAGTCACGAGCTGACGGCGATCGTCAACGTTGGCGATGACGCCTGGATCCACGGACTGCGAGTCTGCCCCGATTTGGACACCTGCATGTACACCTTAGGTGGAGGTGTCGACCCGGAGCGAGGGTGGGGGCACCGCGACGAAACCTGGCACGCCAAAGAGGAATTGGCGCGCTACGGGGTGCAGCCGGACTGGTTCGGACTCGGCGACCGCGACCTGGGCACCCACCTGGTGCGCACCCAGATGCTCAACGCCGGCTACCCGCTGTCACAGATCACCACGGCGCTGTGCGACCGCTGGCAACCGGGCGCGCGGCTGCTGCCCGTCACCGACGACCGCTGCGAGACGCACGTGGTGATAACCGATCCCGACGACGGCGGCCGGCGGGCCATCCACTTCCAGGAATGGTGGGTGCGCTACCGCGCCCAGGTGCCCACCCACAGCTTCGCGTTCGTCGGCGCCGAAAAAGCAGCCGCCACAACCGAAGCCACAGCGGCCATCGCCGAGGCCGACGTCATCCTGCTGGCCCCGTCGAATCCGGTGGTGAGCGTCGGCGCCATCCTGGCGGTCCCCGGCGTTCGCGGCGCGCTGCGGGCGTCCAAGGCCCCGGTCGTCGGCTACTCGCCGATCATCGGTGGAAAGCCGTTGCGCGGCATGGCCGATGCCTGCCTGTCGGTGATCGGCGTCGAGTCCACCGCCGAGGCCGTCGGCCGCCACTACGGCGCGCGTCGGGGCACCGGCATCCTGGATGGCTGGCTGGTGAGTGAAGGCGACGGCGCCGACATCGAGGGCGTCGCGGTGCGCTCGGTGCCGCTGGTGATGACCGACCCCGAGGCGACCGCCGCGATGGTCCGCGCCGGGCTGGAGCTGGCGGGGGTGGCGCCGTGA
- a CDS encoding coenzyme F420-0:L-glutamate ligase, with amino-acid sequence MTPSPGEHGTAAAIEILPVAGLPEFRPGDDLGAAVAAAAPWLRDGDVVVVTSKAVSKCEGRLVPAPRDPEERDRLRRKLVDDEAVRVLARKGKTLITESRIGLVQAAAGVDGSNVGRDELALLPVDPDASAATLRAALRERLGVEVAVVITDTMGRAWRNGQTDAAVGAAGLAVLHGYSGALDQHGNELLVTEVAIADEIAAAADLVKGKLTAMPVAVVRGLSVTDDGSTARDLLRPGTEDLFWLGTAEAIDMGRREAQLLRRSVRRFSAEPVPADLVEAAVAEALTAPAPHHTRPVRFVWLQHPGTRARLLDRMKDKWRSDLAGDGRPADAIERRVARGQILYDAPEVVIPILVPDGAHSYPDAARTDAEHTMFTVAVGAAVQALLVALAVRGLGSCWIGSTIFAADLVRAELDLPADWEPLGAIAIGYAAEPAGPRDAADPGDLLIRK; translated from the coding sequence GTGACCCCCTCCCCCGGCGAGCACGGCACCGCCGCCGCGATCGAGATCCTGCCCGTCGCCGGGCTGCCCGAATTCCGGCCGGGCGACGATCTGGGCGCGGCCGTCGCCGCGGCCGCGCCGTGGCTGCGCGACGGCGACGTCGTGGTGGTCACCAGCAAGGCGGTGTCCAAATGCGAGGGCCGGCTGGTGCCGGCGCCCCGCGACCCGGAGGAGCGCGATCGGCTGCGGCGCAAGCTGGTCGACGACGAGGCCGTTCGGGTGCTGGCCCGCAAGGGCAAGACCTTGATCACCGAGAGCCGGATCGGGCTGGTGCAGGCCGCCGCGGGCGTGGACGGCTCCAACGTCGGGCGCGACGAGCTGGCCCTGCTGCCCGTCGACCCGGACGCCAGCGCCGCCACGCTGCGCGCCGCGCTGCGCGAGCGGCTCGGCGTCGAGGTCGCCGTCGTCATCACCGACACCATGGGCCGCGCCTGGCGCAACGGCCAGACCGACGCGGCGGTGGGCGCCGCGGGACTGGCTGTGCTGCACGGCTATTCGGGGGCGCTCGACCAGCACGGCAACGAGTTGCTGGTCACCGAGGTCGCGATCGCCGACGAGATCGCCGCGGCCGCCGACCTGGTCAAGGGCAAACTGACCGCGATGCCGGTGGCGGTGGTGCGCGGCCTGTCCGTGACCGACGACGGCTCGACGGCGCGGGACTTGTTGCGGCCCGGCACCGAAGACCTGTTCTGGCTCGGCACGGCCGAGGCGATCGACATGGGCCGCCGCGAGGCGCAGCTGCTGCGCCGATCGGTGCGGCGGTTCAGCGCCGAGCCGGTCCCGGCCGATCTGGTGGAGGCGGCCGTCGCCGAGGCCCTCACCGCGCCGGCCCCCCACCACACCCGCCCGGTGCGGTTCGTCTGGCTGCAGCACCCGGGCACCCGCGCCCGGCTGCTGGACCGCATGAAGGACAAGTGGCGCAGCGACCTCGCCGGCGACGGCAGGCCCGCCGACGCCATCGAGCGCCGGGTGGCGCGCGGCCAGATCCTCTACGACGCGCCCGAAGTCGTCATCCCGATCCTGGTTCCCGACGGCGCCCACTCCTATCCGGACGCCGCCCGCACCGACGCCGAGCACACCATGTTCACCGTGGCCGTCGGGGCGGCCGTGCAGGCCCTGCTGGTCGCGCTGGCGGTGCGCGGGCTGGGCAGCTGCTGGATCGGGTCGACGATCTTCGCCGCCGACCTGGTGCGCGCCGAACTCGACCTGCCCGCCGACTGGGAGCCGTTGGGCGCCATCGCCATCGGCTACGCCGCCGAGCCCGCCGGCCCGCGCGACGCCGCGGATCCCGGGGACCTGCTGATCCGCAAGTGA
- a CDS encoding Eco57I restriction-modification methylase domain-containing protein, producing MNFAGKAAASADKVRGGYYTPAPVARFLARWVREAGPNIVEPSCGDGAILRELAALSDRAHGVELIAREAAKARRFAPVDTDSLFTWMARAAEAGAGGWDGVAGNPPYIRFGNWASQHRDPALELMRREGLRPTRLTNAWVPFVVAATLLVRDGGRVGLVLPAELLQVSYAAPLRDFLVSRFRDITLLTFQRLVFDGILQEVVLFCGVRDTGGSGPARIRTVHLRDADALARADLEAGWAPALLHENEKWTKYFLDPAAIRLLRALKGSGALLPLGSVAEVDVGIVTGRNAFFTLTDAQAAELGLRPHCVPLVSRSAQLSGLVYDTDCRASDLAAGHRGWLLNAPREPADPALIAHIRAGEAAGVHRGYKCSIRTPWWRTPSLWAPDLFLLRQIHRAPRLTVNGVGAVSTDTVHRVRLPGEDPVDPAALAAVFHNSVTFAFAEIMGRSYGGGVLELEPREAEHLPIPAPAHADPDLAVDVDLLLKAGEIDKALDLVDRRVLIDGLGLPAEAVADCRRAWASLADRRKRRRTR from the coding sequence ATGAACTTCGCGGGCAAGGCGGCGGCCTCGGCCGACAAGGTCCGCGGCGGCTACTACACCCCGGCGCCGGTGGCGCGCTTTTTGGCCCGCTGGGTTCGCGAGGCCGGCCCCAACATCGTCGAACCCTCCTGCGGTGACGGCGCGATCCTGCGCGAGCTGGCCGCGCTCAGCGACCGGGCCCACGGCGTCGAGCTGATCGCGCGCGAGGCGGCCAAGGCCCGCCGGTTCGCGCCCGTCGACACCGACAGCCTGTTCACCTGGATGGCGCGCGCCGCCGAAGCCGGCGCCGGCGGCTGGGACGGGGTCGCCGGCAATCCGCCCTACATCCGGTTCGGCAACTGGGCGTCGCAGCACCGCGACCCGGCCCTGGAGCTGATGCGCCGCGAGGGGCTGCGCCCGACCAGGCTGACCAACGCGTGGGTGCCGTTCGTCGTGGCCGCCACACTGCTGGTGCGCGACGGCGGGCGGGTGGGCCTGGTGCTGCCGGCCGAGCTGCTGCAGGTCTCCTACGCCGCGCCGCTGCGCGACTTTCTGGTGAGCCGATTCCGCGACATCACGCTGCTGACCTTCCAGCGCCTGGTGTTCGACGGCATCCTGCAAGAGGTCGTGCTGTTCTGCGGCGTAAGGGACACGGGCGGGTCCGGCCCCGCCCGCATCCGGACCGTGCACCTACGGGACGCCGACGCGCTGGCGCGGGCGGACCTCGAGGCCGGATGGGCGCCCGCGCTGCTGCACGAAAACGAGAAGTGGACCAAGTACTTTCTGGACCCCGCCGCGATCCGGCTGCTGCGCGCGCTCAAGGGCTCCGGCGCCCTGCTCCCGCTCGGGTCCGTCGCCGAGGTCGACGTCGGCATCGTGACCGGGCGCAACGCGTTCTTCACCCTGACCGACGCCCAGGCGGCGGAGCTGGGTTTGCGGCCGCACTGCGTCCCGCTGGTCTCGCGCAGCGCCCAGCTGTCCGGGCTGGTCTACGACACCGATTGCCGGGCAAGCGATCTCGCGGCCGGGCACCGCGGCTGGCTGCTCAACGCGCCACGCGAGCCGGCCGATCCCGCGTTGATCGCCCACATCCGCGCCGGGGAAGCCGCCGGCGTGCACCGCGGCTACAAGTGCTCGATCCGCACACCCTGGTGGCGGACGCCGTCGCTGTGGGCGCCGGATCTGTTCCTGCTGCGCCAGATTCACCGGGCGCCGCGGCTGACCGTCAACGGCGTGGGCGCGGTGAGCACCGACACCGTGCATCGGGTGCGCCTGCCCGGTGAGGACCCCGTCGACCCGGCGGCGCTGGCCGCGGTGTTCCACAACAGCGTGACGTTCGCCTTCGCCGAGATCATGGGCCGCAGCTACGGCGGGGGCGTGCTAGAGCTCGAACCCCGCGAGGCCGAGCACCTGCCCATCCCCGCGCCGGCACACGCCGATCCCGACCTCGCCGTCGATGTGGACCTGCTGTTGAAGGCGGGCGAGATCGACAAGGCGCTCGACCTCGTCGACCGTCGCGTGCTGATCGACGGGCTGGGACTGCCGGCCGAGGCGGTGGCGGACTGCCGCCGGGCGTGGGCATCGCTGGCCGATCGCAGGAAACGGCGGCGCACCCGGTGA
- a CDS encoding NUDIX hydrolase, giving the protein MSLRESVIATLSGWEPPDAGQDSLRHAVLAFVAARDDACRRECVPGHVTASALVLDDAGDRVLLTLHRRLGRWVQLGGHCDDDDADIVAAALREATEESGVDGLRIEPELAAVHVHPVVCSLGVPTRHLDLQFVAHAPAGARIAISDESEDLRWWPADELPEGTDHALAYLVSRALRRAPG; this is encoded by the coding sequence GTGAGCCTGCGGGAGTCGGTGATCGCGACCCTGTCCGGCTGGGAACCCCCCGACGCGGGCCAGGATTCGTTGCGGCACGCCGTCTTGGCGTTCGTCGCGGCCCGCGACGACGCGTGCCGCCGCGAGTGTGTGCCGGGGCATGTCACCGCGTCGGCGCTGGTGCTCGATGACGCCGGCGACCGGGTGCTGCTGACGTTGCACCGCCGCCTGGGCCGGTGGGTGCAGCTGGGCGGCCATTGCGACGACGACGACGCCGACATCGTCGCCGCGGCGTTGCGCGAGGCCACCGAGGAGTCCGGGGTCGACGGGCTGCGGATCGAGCCCGAATTGGCGGCCGTGCACGTGCACCCGGTGGTGTGCTCGCTGGGCGTGCCGACCCGGCATCTGGATTTGCAGTTCGTGGCGCACGCGCCGGCCGGCGCGCGGATCGCGATCAGCGACGAGTCGGAGGACCTGCGCTGGTGGCCCGCCGACGAGTTGCCGGAGGGCACCGATCACGCGCTGGCGTACCTGGTGTCGCGGGCGCTCCGTCGAGCGCCCGGCTAG
- the manB gene encoding mannose-1-phosphate guanylyltransferase, producing MGTPQVDVVILVGGKGTRLRPLTLSAPKPMLPTAGLPFLTHLLSRVAAAGIEHVILSTSYRAGVFEAEFGDGSKLGLQIEYVTEESPLGTGGGIANVAGHLRHDTAMVFNGDVLSGADLGQMLDFHRAQESDVTLHLVRVGDPRAFGCVSTEDGRVTAFLEKTQDPPTDQINAGCYVFSRRVIDRIPRGREVSVEREVFPALLSDPGVKVCGYVDASYWRDMGTPEDFVRGSADLVRGIAPSPALHGHRGEQLVHDGAAVSPGAVLIGGTVVGRGAEIGPGVRLDGAVVFDGAKVEAGSVIERSIIGFGARIGPRALIRDGVIGDGADIGARCELLRGARVWPGVSIPDGGIRYSSDV from the coding sequence GTGGGAACTCCGCAAGTCGACGTCGTGATCCTGGTCGGCGGCAAGGGCACCCGGCTGCGGCCGCTGACGCTGTCGGCGCCCAAGCCCATGCTGCCTACCGCCGGACTGCCGTTCCTCACCCATCTGCTGTCGCGGGTCGCCGCGGCGGGCATCGAGCACGTCATCTTGAGCACGTCGTATCGGGCCGGCGTCTTCGAGGCGGAGTTCGGTGACGGCTCGAAGCTGGGCCTGCAGATCGAATACGTCACCGAGGAGAGCCCGCTGGGCACCGGCGGCGGCATCGCCAACGTCGCCGGCCACCTGCGGCACGACACCGCCATGGTGTTCAACGGCGACGTGCTCTCCGGCGCCGATTTGGGCCAGATGCTCGACTTCCACCGGGCCCAGGAATCCGACGTCACCCTGCACCTGGTGCGGGTGGGCGACCCGCGGGCCTTCGGCTGCGTGAGCACCGAGGACGGCCGGGTCACCGCCTTCCTGGAGAAGACGCAGGATCCGCCGACCGACCAGATCAACGCCGGCTGCTACGTGTTCTCGCGCCGCGTGATCGACCGGATCCCGCGCGGCCGTGAGGTTTCGGTGGAGCGCGAGGTGTTCCCCGCGCTGCTTTCCGATCCCGGCGTCAAGGTCTGCGGCTACGTCGACGCCAGCTACTGGCGCGACATGGGCACCCCGGAAGACTTCGTCCGGGGATCGGCGGATCTGGTGCGCGGCATCGCGCCGTCTCCCGCCCTGCACGGCCACCGCGGCGAGCAGCTGGTGCACGACGGCGCGGCGGTGTCGCCGGGCGCGGTGCTGATCGGCGGGACCGTGGTGGGGCGCGGCGCCGAGATCGGGCCCGGCGTCCGGCTGGACGGCGCGGTGGTCTTCGACGGGGCCAAGGTCGAGGCGGGCAGCGTCATCGAGCGCTCGATCATCGGGTTCGGCGCGCGCATCGGCCCGCGGGCGCTGATCCGCGACGGGGTGATCGGCGACGGCGCCGACATCGGCGCGCGGTGCGAACTGCTGCGCGGCGCCCGGGTGTGGCCCGGTGTCTCGATTCCCGACGGCGGGATCCGCTACTCGTCCGACGTCTGA